The proteins below are encoded in one region of Winogradskyella helgolandensis:
- a CDS encoding tyrosine-type recombinase/integrase, whose amino-acid sequence MKENFNREFKKIDPSKSVFYEAYDSFIEEKVKRREWKPSTIKRYNNIKNHLVQFDKSTKYNLTFSNINEKFYTDFTDYCYTTSDHGTNTFARNIGLFKTFMFWAIKEKYTYNDAFRGFKKPDRVITQEVALNLDQVKTIFEFDTKSKSLEKVRDVFVFQCLTGLRFGELRLINNRTIRDGVLLIKEDKDVTKDAREIPLFDITKYILKKYDNLLPLITNQKQNELIKKVFKSAEFDFDVEYTRNKNKQKEVIVKPFYDRISTHSARRTFITIMKKKGIADKTIMKMTGHRDLKTFNSYYKVDTEAKVDAINLAFGSMELPKLKKA is encoded by the coding sequence TTGAAAGAAAATTTTAATAGAGAATTTAAAAAAATAGATCCAAGTAAAAGTGTTTTTTATGAAGCGTATGATAGTTTTATTGAAGAAAAAGTGAAAAGAAGAGAATGGAAACCTTCCACTATTAAGCGATATAATAACATCAAAAATCACTTAGTTCAGTTTGATAAAAGCACAAAATATAATTTAACTTTCAGTAATATAAATGAAAAATTTTATACTGATTTCACGGATTATTGTTATACGACTTCAGATCATGGTACCAATACATTTGCGAGAAATATTGGGTTGTTTAAAACTTTTATGTTTTGGGCAATAAAGGAGAAGTATACTTATAATGATGCCTTTAGAGGTTTTAAAAAACCAGATCGTGTAATTACTCAAGAGGTAGCGTTAAATTTGGACCAAGTAAAAACTATTTTTGAATTTGATACAAAATCGAAATCGTTAGAAAAAGTAAGAGATGTATTTGTGTTTCAATGTTTAACAGGATTGCGGTTTGGAGAACTTAGATTAATAAATAATAGAACGATAAGAGATGGTGTGCTTTTGATAAAAGAGGATAAAGACGTAACTAAGGATGCTAGAGAAATTCCATTATTTGATATTACTAAGTACATTTTAAAAAAGTATGATAATTTATTACCACTTATAACAAATCAAAAGCAAAATGAATTAATAAAAAAGGTATTTAAAAGTGCTGAATTTGATTTTGATGTAGAGTATACAAGAAATAAGAATAAGCAAAAAGAAGTTATCGTTAAACCATTTTATGATAGAATTTCTACTCATAGTGCTCGGCGAACTTTCATAACAATAATGAAGAAAAAAGGAATTGCAGATAAAACTATTATGAAAATGACAGGCCATCGTGACTTGAAAACGTTTAATAGTTATTACAAAGTAGATACTGAAGCTAAAGTTGATGCAATTAATTTGGCATTTGGAAGTATGGAATTACCTAAACTTAAAAAAGCATGA